The Merismopedia glauca CCAP 1448/3 DNA segment GGCAACAACTTAGTTTTAAATTCCCACATATCGACGCAAAAAGCTATCTAAAGATTCAAGTTTCATGTCAAACATTTCCTCTAGCTGAGCTACTTCACCAGGGGTGCAGAAAAACTCATTGGCTAGTAAGGTGCGTAAAGTTCCTAAAGCCTTTTGAGTTTGAGGTTGCAGAAAACCAATTGCACTCCTAATTCCATCAAAAGCTACCAGTGGTGGATTAATAATAATAGGTTCGCGATTAAATAATCTGCCAAAGATGCGGGGAATATCCTGTCTTTGTAAAATATCCGCTCCACCGACAGCTAAAACTTGATTTTTTGCCCCAGGTACTGTCACCGAGTCGATCGCAATTTTCGCCAAGTCATCGGTACTAACTATTGAAGTCCGAGATTTGGGATCGCCGATCAGGACGTAAATCCCCGTTTGGCGAAATGTTTCGGCTAAACCCAGTAAATTGGACGCAAAACCAGCCGGACGCAAAATGGTGTAATTTAACCCACTAGCTTGTAAATACTTCTCTACGGCTCGTTTAGCCTTAAATGCGGGAGCGTCTTCATAGCCTCGATCTGCCCCTAAAACTGAAATAA contains these protein-coding regions:
- a CDS encoding SDR family oxidoreductase, which encodes MFLVTGATGGLGRRIVRRLREQEIPVKAFVRLTSHYRELEDKGAEILIGDLRQVRDIERACQGVKYVISAHGSGRSPQDLDYRANIDLIDAAKANGVEHFVFISVLGADRGYEDAPAFKAKRAVEKYLQASGLNYTILRPAGFASNLLGLAETFRQTGIYVLIGDPKSRTSIVSTDDLAKIAIDSVTVPGAKNQVLAVGGADILQRQDIPRIFGRLFNREPIIINPPLVAFDGIRSAIGFLQPQTQKALGTLRTLLANEFFCTPGEVAQLEEMFDMKLESLDSFLRRYVGI